From a region of the Microterricola gilva genome:
- a CDS encoding carbohydrate ABC transporter permease — MKTASPTRLALTYTGLIVITVVMLLPFVWLFFGSFKTQSEFFSNPGAWFPEAFQLGNYVELFISGGFGGYMSNSIIVAVAVVAGNVLFSAMAGYALAKLRFRGKGFVFPLVIVSMIVPYVALFVPQFVIVVQMGLVNTLTAIALPLLVMPLSVFIMRQFAHAVPFELMEAARLDGAGESRIFFRIFLPLSGPGLATVGILSFLAAWNNFLWPLVVAQSQDTYTAPVGLAVASQASNTLNFGVMLAGSMIVLLPILILFLFLQKYFIQGVATAGLK; from the coding sequence TTGAAAACTGCATCGCCTACCCGTCTCGCCCTGACCTACACGGGACTCATCGTCATCACCGTTGTGATGTTGCTGCCATTCGTGTGGCTGTTCTTTGGATCGTTCAAGACACAGTCAGAGTTCTTCTCGAACCCCGGCGCGTGGTTTCCTGAGGCATTCCAACTGGGCAACTACGTCGAACTCTTCATCTCGGGCGGCTTCGGCGGCTACATGAGCAACAGCATCATCGTTGCGGTGGCCGTCGTCGCCGGGAACGTGCTGTTCAGCGCGATGGCGGGCTACGCGCTCGCCAAGCTTCGCTTTCGGGGCAAGGGGTTCGTCTTCCCCCTGGTGATCGTGTCGATGATCGTGCCCTACGTTGCGCTGTTCGTGCCACAGTTCGTGATCGTGGTGCAGATGGGCCTCGTCAACACGCTCACAGCCATAGCCCTGCCGCTGCTCGTGATGCCGCTGAGCGTGTTCATCATGCGGCAGTTCGCGCACGCCGTGCCGTTCGAGCTGATGGAAGCTGCGCGACTCGATGGCGCGGGTGAGTCGCGGATCTTCTTCCGTATCTTCTTGCCGTTGTCGGGCCCCGGCCTGGCCACGGTTGGCATCTTGTCGTTCCTTGCGGCATGGAACAACTTTCTGTGGCCGCTCGTGGTAGCCCAGTCGCAAGACACCTACACCGCTCCGGTTGGGTTGGCCGTGGCCTCTCAAGCCTCCAACACACTCAACTTCGGAGTGATGCTCGCCGGTTCGATGATCGTGCTGCTTCCAATCCTCATCCTGTTCCTCTTTCTGCAGAAGTACTTCATTCAAGGCGTCGCCACCGCAGGGCTCAAGTAG